The Nitrospirota bacterium nucleotide sequence ACCCTGTGCCTGTTCATGACATGATCTCCCAGAAAAAAGTGCCACTCCCACCGAGTGAAGAAGCAGATCCTCGCCGTTACCCCTCGAAGATGAGCATAAGATAGGCCAAAAACAGCAGCAAGTGCACGGCCCCGAGCAAGACATTCGTTCGTGAGCTGCCGAAGGTCAAGGTGCTGAGCCCCAAGGTCAGCAGCAACAGGATCATATCGACGGGACCAAGGCCAAGAGTGATCGTCTTGCCCGTGAGGAACCCAATGGTCAGAACGGCCGGAATGGTGAGACTGATCGTCGCCAGCACGGATCCCAACAACACATTGACGGACCGCTGAAGCTGGTTCGCCAGCGCTGCGCGCGCCGCCCCGAGCGACTCCGGAGCCAGAATCAACACGGCGACCAAAAATCCGCCCAATGCCGACGGCGCGCCCCACTTATGGATGGCGAAATTGATCGGCACCGCCATCTGTTTGCTCAACACGACAAGCGGGGCGAGATACAGCAGCAAGAAGAGAGTGTGATACCCGACAGAGCAATGCTCACAATTTTCACCCTGCCCGTGAGGCGGTCCCGCGACGGCATCTTCCGACTCAGGAGACACGAAATAGTTACGGTGGCGTAAGTTCTGGATCGCCAGAAACACAGCGTACAACCCGATCGACATGACGATGAGAAACACGGCTTGAAACGACGAGAGGGTGGGACCGGGAGACGACGTCGTAAAGTTCGGCAGGATGAGACCCAGCACGGCCAACGGCACAATGACCGCCAGAAACGCGTTGGCGCCTTGAAGATTGTATGTCTGTTCGTGGTACCGCAAGCCGCCCAGCAGGAGCGACAAACCGACCATGCCGTTCAATACGATCATCACCACTGCAAACATGGCATCGCGGGCCAACGACGAACCGCCTTCAGCGGTATACATCACCGCCGCGATCATCATGACTTCGATGCCGGTCACGGACAGCGTGAGAACGAGCGTCCCTAGGGGCTCGCCAAGCTTGACGGCCAGCACCTCCGCATGGCGAACGACCGCGAACGCCGAGAGCAGGACGACGCCGAACAGCCACAGCAGAACGAATGCAAACCAGACGGGGTTGGACAGGTCGGCCAGCCACTCTTGACCGAAGGCGAGAAACGCCGCCGCCGTCGCGATGCTGCTCAGAAGCGGCCATTCCCGCTGAGCCACACTCAGAATGCTCAGGCGCGATCCGTTGTGCGGAGGAAGAGCAGCAGCCGGCTGCGGGTGCGATGTCTTCATCTAGATGATTCCAATCAGAGTCTGCATCGGTATGGTGAGCACGGACACAACACGGCGCTGGAGCAACATCCCCTGCGCGTCATTGGCATGCATGGGCCTGTCAGAACCGGATGTAGGCTACTGACTTGCCGGAGACCTGTCAACGAGACCACCGCCTCGATAACGGAACATACCAGTGCCTGGCCGGCGGCTCGATCGGCTGAATCGGAGATAGAAGGAAAATCACCTTCAACAGATGACCTGCCCTATTGTTACCTTTCAATGGGGAGCGAGTTACTACTAAGATGACATGGATGATACGATAGCCACACCGATAACGGCCCTACTGCCCGGCAGTTAATCATTTTTCGCAGAAAGCCTGTCCCCTCATGTCTATACAGTGGTTTCCCGGTCACATGAACGCGGCGCGCAAAGAAGCGGCCAAGACGATGGAGGTGATCGATGTCATCGTCGAGGTGCTGGATGCGCGCATACCGGACGCCAGCGTCAACCCGCTGATCGAAGAACTGCGCCTGGTCCGCCAGCGTCCTTGCCTGAAAGTACTCAACAAGGCCGACCTTGCCGATCCCGCCGTCACACAGGCCTGGCTCAACCTGTATAACCGGCAACCGGACGTCAGCGCCGTGGCCCTCTCGTGCAGTCAGGCGGGCGACGCGGCCAAGATCCCCCAGCTCTGTCAGACGCTCGCCCCCCATCGCAACAGCAGCGTCAAGCCGCTCCGTATGCTGATCATGGGAATCCCCAATGTCGGGAAATCGACCCTGATGAACCGGCTCCTCAATCGCCGTATCGCTCGTGTGGGCGACGAACCGGCGGTGACCAAAGTTCAACAGCGTCACAAACTAAACGACCATATGGCCATCACCGATTCACCGGGCCTGTTGTGGGGAACGATCAAAGATCCGAACGTCGGCCTGCTGCTCGCGACGGTCAACGCCGTGGGCCACAAGGTCGTCGACGACGAAACCGTCGCCGAATTTCTCGCGACCATCCTGCTGGCGCGTTATCCTGCCAGGCTCACGGCTCGCTACGGCTTCGCGGTAGAGGGGCTGACGAGTTCGGACGTGCTCGACGCCATCGCCCAAAAGCGCGGCTGCCTGCTGACCAGGAGCGGCGGCGGACTGGACCGGGACAAGGCGGCGAGGATTCTCCTGTTGGACTACCGCAACGGCACATTGGGCCGGACCAGCCTGGAGACGCCTGAGTCGTCGCCAAACACGCTACCCCAATAACGACTGTGCTGCATGAAAACCGGCTCATGGCCCCTGGTCTGTCTCGTTCTCATCTATTTCGTTGAACCGGTGAGCCAGATAGCCTCTTTCGGCCAGATCCCCTGCTACGTACCGCAAAATGACGCGACAACCATTTTCTCATTGTAAGACATTTTTTTGCTTCCTAGGCCGATGCCAATCGCGTACAATGGCCCCGCTTCTTGCAAACCCCGATTGAGTTCGAGGATGAAGATCAACGATGAGCACCCTGTATGAATAGACTGTCGTGCGACTCCGTCGGTTCCCTCGATCAGGATGTGACCGCGAAACAGCTCCAATGGAAGGGTGCCATCCCCTTCCTGACCATCCACCTGATGTGCCTATGGGTCATTCAGACCGGAATCAGCATGGAGTGGGTGGCGCTGGCCCTGGGGAGCTACTACCTGAGAATGGTCGCCATCACGGCAGGCTATCACCGCTATTTCTCGCACCGCTCCTACAAGACCAGCCGGGTCTTCCAGTTTCTTCTGGCATTTTTCGCCATGACCTCTGCACAGAAAGGCGTGCTCTGGTGGGCCTCACACCATCGGCACCACCACAAGCACTCAGACCGGGCGGAAGATCGCCATTCCCCGCTGCAACGAGGATTCTGGTATTCCCATGTCGGATGGCTGTTGTCTGACGAATATATCGAGACCGATTTCACGGTCGTGAGGGACCTGGTAAAATATCCTGAGCTGCGCTTCCTCAACCGCTTTCACGTCATTCCGCCAACGCTGTACGCGCTGACGATGTATGCGCTGTGGGGGTTCCCGGGACTGGTCTGGGGTTTCTTCGTGTCCACCACTGTCCTCTATCATTGCACCTTCTTTATCAATTCCCTGACGCACATCGTCGGTCGGGTTCGATACAACTCCCGCGATGGGAGCAAGAACAGTTTCATCCTGGCGGTGCTCTGCTGTGGAGAGGGCTGGCACAATAACCACCATTACTACCAATCGTCGGTCAATCAGGGCTGGTTATGGTGGGAAGTGGACTTCTCCTATTACGTCTTGACGGTCCTCTCCTGGTTCGGGATCGTCTGGGACCTGCGAACGCCGCCGGCCCACATCAAAGCCGCCATCCTCGCGACGGAACATACCTCCATCTTGTAGCGAGATTGCTCGCGGCGGCAACGCCTGTTGTGTCGCCCTCCATCGGGGCTCATACTGCGCACGAGCCGCAATCTGCCCGAATCAACTCACTCGCCTGGTGGGGGAAAGAGGGTCCGCTCCATGAATCGACAGCACGTTGTTCAAGAGTTGCTCGAGAAGGCCCAGGTGCACATCAATGGATCTCAACCGGGGGATATCCAGGTACACCATGATCGATTCTACGATCGCATCCTGACCGAGGGTTCGCTGGGACTCGGCGAATCCTATATGGAGGGCTGGTGGGATGCCAACCAGCTCGACGAGTTCTTCTTCAGATTCCACCTGGCCCAGCTCGATACAGCCGTGCGCGATAAGCGCCTCATCCTGAACGTTCTCAAAGCTCGTCTGTTCAACATGCAG carries:
- a CDS encoding calcium:proton antiporter → MKTSHPQPAAALPPHNGSRLSILSVAQREWPLLSSIATAAAFLAFGQEWLADLSNPVWFAFVLLWLFGVVLLSAFAVVRHAEVLAVKLGEPLGTLVLTLSVTGIEVMMIAAVMYTAEGGSSLARDAMFAVVMIVLNGMVGLSLLLGGLRYHEQTYNLQGANAFLAVIVPLAVLGLILPNFTTSSPGPTLSSFQAVFLIVMSIGLYAVFLAIQNLRHRNYFVSPESEDAVAGPPHGQGENCEHCSVGYHTLFLLLYLAPLVVLSKQMAVPINFAIHKWGAPSALGGFLVAVLILAPESLGAARAALANQLQRSVNVLLGSVLATISLTIPAVLTIGFLTGKTITLGLGPVDMILLLLTLGLSTLTFGSSRTNVLLGAVHLLLFLAYLMLIFEG
- the ylqF gene encoding ribosome biogenesis GTPase YlqF; this translates as MSIQWFPGHMNAARKEAAKTMEVIDVIVEVLDARIPDASVNPLIEELRLVRQRPCLKVLNKADLADPAVTQAWLNLYNRQPDVSAVALSCSQAGDAAKIPQLCQTLAPHRNSSVKPLRMLIMGIPNVGKSTLMNRLLNRRIARVGDEPAVTKVQQRHKLNDHMAITDSPGLLWGTIKDPNVGLLLATVNAVGHKVVDDETVAEFLATILLARYPARLTARYGFAVEGLTSSDVLDAIAQKRGCLLTRSGGGLDRDKAARILLLDYRNGTLGRTSLETPESSPNTLPQ
- a CDS encoding acyl-CoA desaturase codes for the protein MNRLSCDSVGSLDQDVTAKQLQWKGAIPFLTIHLMCLWVIQTGISMEWVALALGSYYLRMVAITAGYHRYFSHRSYKTSRVFQFLLAFFAMTSAQKGVLWWASHHRHHHKHSDRAEDRHSPLQRGFWYSHVGWLLSDEYIETDFTVVRDLVKYPELRFLNRFHVIPPTLYALTMYALWGFPGLVWGFFVSTTVLYHCTFFINSLTHIVGRVRYNSRDGSKNSFILAVLCCGEGWHNNHHYYQSSVNQGWLWWEVDFSYYVLTVLSWFGIVWDLRTPPAHIKAAILATEHTSIL